The genome window TACTCAATAGATCATACATCAAAAAATATAGCTTGATGAATTAGAGAAAAGAATTCTACTGATTTAAAAAGTTCTCCTCCAAATAGAATCAAAATAAACCGTTTAATCCTTCATTGTTTTTTGAGATTTATTTATTTTTGACTTATTAATAATTAGTCTAAATAAATAATATTTACTCAATAGAACACATGAGAAAAAAATATTACTCGTTAAAAACAGTAGGAAAAGCATTCTTACTTGTACTAATGGTCAATCAAGTTGATGCAAAAGTTACTAATCTAAACGAAATATATTGGGAAAACACAATAAATTATGACCAAGAAACAGGTGAGATTCATGGTTATGTAGTAACAGAGGACGGATCTCCTATTGCAGATGCCTATGTTTCGTTATCTAATGGAATGAAAACAAAAACCAGTTCGGATGGAACTTTTGTCTTTACAGATATTGAAAAAGGAACTTATGAACTAACAATCAATCATTTCAATTACAACGAAATAATTCAGGACGTTACAATTACTGATCAAACAAATGCAACATTATCAATTGTATTAAAAACAGATAATCAGTTAAAAGAAGTCGTTGTAACTGCCAGTAGAATGCCCGAAAGTATTGACGAAGTTCCTTCTACATTAACATATATTTCTGCTAAAGACATGCAGATACAATCCCAAATTAATGATAATTTACCCAATATTTTGATGCAAAAAGTTCCTAGTATTTCTCCTAGTGAAGAAAGTCAAAATAATTTTATTGGTAAAATTAGAGGTCGTAATTTTCTTGTGTTAATCGATGGTATTCCACAATCTACACCTTTACGAAATGGAGGTCGAGATTTAAGATCAATAGATGCTTCTGCTATTGACCATATAGAAGTCATACAAGGCGCGTCTTCTATGTACGGAAATGGTGCTGCAGGTGGAATTGTAAATTACATTACAAAAAAAGCAAATAACAAGAAGAAAATTAATTCGTCAACTTATTTCAATAATACATTAAGCTTAGTCAATCCTAAGGAAACTTTTGGATATAATATTTCACAAGTATTTTCAGGAAAATTAGATAAATTTACTTATTTGCTTCAAGGCAAAATAGCGAATACAGGAGTGGTTAGATCGGCCGATGGTGAAATAAATAGTCCATTTTATGGTATAGGAGAAACTAAAAGTTATAATGCCTTGCTTAAAATTGGATACCAGATAAGTGACAATCACCATATCGAGTTAATGGGAAATTATTACCGTAGTATGCAAGATAGTAAGTATGAAGGAACAAAAGGTATTTTTGGAGAAAGTCCTTCGATAGCAGTTCTTACTGATAATCCTGCAAATGGAGGTACTCCGTATAGTAAAAATGTAAGTTTACGTTATGATGGTGAATTTGGAAAAACAAGTGCAAATGCAGTCCTTTATTACGAAGATATGAATTCCGTTTTCGAAACCTATAATCAAATTTATTCTGATCATAAAGGAGCACGTTTAAACTTTACAACACCTTTTGAATTAGGAAAAGCAGGTAAAGTAACCTTAATTTATGGGGTTGATTTTCTGAAAGATCATGCCGTTCAATTAGGATTAGACAAAAGCCATGTTACTCCTGATATGGATTTAAATAGTTTTGCTTATTACATTCAATCAAAATTTAACTTGGCCGAACGCTGGATTGTAAAAGCAGGAATACGTCATGAGTTTTTAGGATTTAAAGTTGGTGATTTAACTAAAGCAAATAAATTTACACCCGGTGATAAAAATAATTCAAATGCACTCGTTTTCAATATCGCAGCCAGATATAATAAACTTAGCTATTTACAACCTTTCGTTAGTTTTTCGCAAGGATATTCTATTGGAGATATCGGTTTAGTATTACGAAATAATGTTGCTTTAGATGCAATTGATCCTAAACCAGTCTCTGTTAATAATTACGAAGCTGGAATAAGTGGTAATTTCTGGAAATTAGACTATCAACTTACAGGATATTACAGCACATCAGATCGCGGAACAACTTTCGCCGAAATTGGAGCTCCTGGAAATTATCAATTATCACAAGTTCCACAACGTATATACGGTTTAGAAGCCGTAGTTAATGTAAAACCAATAAAATGGTTGAAAGTTGGTGGAATAATGGGATATATGGATGGTCGTCAAGATTTGAAGAATGAAGGAGAATTTAAAGATAAATTAGATAATTCTATCCTTACACCACTTAAGTTATCTTTCAACTTAGACACTAAAATTACAGACCAATGGAATGTATTTTTTCAGTTAACGAATTTATCAGGTCGTGATGTTTTTGATAAATCACAATATAACTATGGTAAATACCCTATTTCTGGTTATACAATATGTGATTTATATACAAGCTATAAGCTAAAGAATATAACATTTAATCTTTCTTTTAACAATTTATTCAATGCCGACTACTACCCTATTCATGCCGAAGTTAGAGGCGCTACTAATGACGGAAGATATTATATAAAAGGTAGTGGTACCACTGCTAGTCTTGGATTGAAACTCGATTTATAATCTTATATAGTTTAAAACCTCTGTTATTTAATAGAGGTTTTAAATTCTCATCTCATTATCATTTCGAGGGATCGAAAAATCTAATCTTTACATCATAACATTATACATATTACCCAAGCTCCACTAGAGTTTATCTTTTTAATTTCAAATTCTAGTTTGATAACAAATTTTGTCATTTTGAACTCGTTTTAAAATCTTAACTCCACATTCCCAAATCCATCACAAAAGACTTAATACATAATACTTTTTACATCTCAATTCTCAGATCTAAAATCTAAATCCTAGCTCTATTCAATCGAGCAGCATTTAATATCACCGATACCGAACTCAAACTCATCGCAGCAGCAGCTACCATTGGAGATAATAAAATTCCGAAAAAAGGATACAATAATCCTGCTGCAACAGGTATACCTAATGCATTATAAATAAATGCAAAAACTAAATTCTCTTTGATGTTTCGCATCATTTTATGACTTAATACAATACTTTTATACACACCAATCAAATCACCTTTCAACAAAGTAATATCTGCACTTTCTATGGCAACATCAGTTCCTGTTCCCATTGCAATCGATACATCAGCTTGTGCTAATGCAGGTGCATCATTAATTCCATCACCAGCCATCGCAACCACTTGTTGTTTACTCTGCAAATCTTTAATAGTATTCAATTTATCTTGCGGCAATACTTTCGCTTTAAAATGTGCTATACCAACTTCATTGGCTACTTTCTGAGCCGTTTGCTCATTATCACCCGTCAGCATCATCACATCTACTTTTTGTTCTTTTATTTTTTGAATCGCTTCTTTCGACGATGCTTTTATTTCGTCCGAAATTTCAAACGCGGCCAAGACTTTTCCATTTACACCCAAAAAAGACAACGTATTCGTACTATCCACTTTCGGCACTTGCATACCTGCAAACGTCATCAACCCTTCATTACCCAAATACACTTCTTTTCCATCCACTTCTCCTTTCACACCTTTACCAGCAATATCTTCAAAATTTCGAATAGAATGCAAGTTTAAATTCTCTTTCTCTGCCGCATGAACAAAAGATTGCGCCAATGGATGTCCACTGTTTTGGTTCATACTTGCTGCCAATAGCAAGACATCATTTTTATTCAATCCTTCAAACGGAATAATATTCACTACCGCTGGTTTTCCTTCAGTAATCGTTCCTGTTTTATCAATTGTTAAAGTCGTTACGTTATTCAATCGTTCCAAAGCTTCAGCATTTTTCACCAAAACCCCATTTTTAGCACCTTTACCAACTGCTACCATCACCGACATAGGCGTAGCCAAACCAAGAGCACAAGGACAAGCCACAATCAGCGCGGCCAATGCATTCGCAATGGCAAAAGCTACACGATTTTCGCTGCCAAAAATCCACCATGCCAAAAAGGTTATCAACGCAATAACCATCACAGTAGGAACAAATATTTTGGAGATTTTATCGACTACTTTCTGAATTGGAGCCTGACTTCTACTTGCCTGATTGACCATATCAATAATTTGAGCCAATAAAGTTTCACCTCCAACTTTTGTTGCCTTCATTAAGAACATTTTACTTCCGTTGATGGTTCCTGCCACCACTTCATCATCAATCGTTTTTGAAACAGGAATTGGTTCTCCCGAAATCATACTTTCGTCAATATCTGCAAAACCTTCGGTCACAATTCCATCTACAGGTACTTTATCACCTGGTTTTACACGTAAAATATCATTTAATTGAATCTGATCAATGCTTACTTTTTCTTCTTTTCCATTAACGATTCTAAAAGCTTCGTTCGGAGATAATTTAATCAACTCTTTTAAAGCAGAATTCGTTTTAGAATGCGCTTTGGCTTCCAACATTTGTCCTAACATCACCAAAGTTAAAATTACCGCTACCGACTCAAAATACAAAGCTACCTGACCATGATGCGTTTTGAACTCAGCAGGAAATAAAGATGGGAAAAATAAACCCACTACCGAATACAAAAAGCCTGCACCAGCACCCAACCCAATTAAACTAAACATATTAAGATTCCATGTTTTGAAAGAAACCCAAGCACGTTGAAAAAATGACCAACATGTATAAAAAACAATTGGTAAACATAACGCAAACTGAATATAGGCTGATACTTGTGGACTTACAATTTTACCAATTGGATTACCTGGAAGCATTTCACCCATTGCCAATACAAAAATAGGAACAGTTAATACCATAGAAATCCAAAACATTTTTCGGGTATGATGATAAACATCATCAGCCGAATCGGTTTGTACAACAGGAATCAAATCCATCCCACATATCGGGCAAAAACCAGGTTGATCTTTGATGATTTCGGGGTGCATCGGACACGTATATTCGTTTGCTAAACTCAATTTTTCTTCTTTTATTAAATGCATTCCACAAACCGGACAGTTACCAGGTTTATCGTAGGTTTTATCCCCTTCACAATGCATCGGACAATAATACACATCGCCAGTAGTTGTTTTCTTAGGAAGTGCTGCAAAAGGTGCTTTAACTTGACCATGCGAACAACTCGCGTGATCATGCTTTGACGTTTCTTTAATTTCTTCTGTTTTATGTGAACACGAAGCGTGATTATCATTGGGTTTCGTTTCCGAATTCTCTTTTTCCTTTTTTACCAAATGCATCCCACAAACCGGACAATCACCTTGTTTATTGTAGGTCTTATCCCCTTCACAATACATCGGACAATAGTATTCAGCTGCATCACTTTCCATTGTTTTATGCGAACTTGATTCTGAATCCTGTGCTGATTGAACTTCAGCTGTTGGTGTTTCTGAATTTTCAGGAATTTCTATCAAAAACATTCCGCATTTTGGACATTTTCCAGCTTCATTACTTGCAATCTCTGGATGCATGGGACAAGTATATTTCATAGAAAAAAAGTTTTTTTTAGATGATTTTAGTGTTTCAATCGTACTTCTATCAACATGAAGAGCGATTTACTCCACTTAAATTTACAAATATTATTCTACAAATTTCATATAACTTTATATCAAAAGATTACACAATTTAGAAGACAATGTATATAATTTACAGATTCATTATTACCCTTAATACCTCTTATCTATTTTTATTTTCTGTATTCATATAAAATGAAATCAGCTTGATAATTCGTTATTTAGCATCTAAAACATTGTAAATCATAATTTTTACATTGTACATTTCACAGCCGTCTCAATACTAATATCTACTTTTTACCCAACAAAAAACTACCCATTACTTGGGTAGCCTCTAAAGATTAAAACAAATTTTCATTTTTGAATTTCTGCAACAGCAACGATAAACAAAAACTACTTAACGCTCCTACAAGCGAAAGTAAAATTGTTGAAATAACATCTTGCCATTGTATACTTGCATACATACCGCACATTGTTCCGCAAATCACACTATATTTTGTGTGATCGTGTGGCGGAATCGGATTCATCAACAGCATCATGATCAACCGTTAATTGACTTACAGCCGTTAAAACACCACCAGTAACAACCAAATATCCACCTAACTGTACCAATAATGTTGGTAATACAACAGGAGCGGCAATCAATACACCACCTATACTGGCAGCGACTAATCCTATTGTTCGGATATGTTGAAATAATTTGGGTGTTGGTAATTGCAAACGTTCAACTATATTCATAGCGTTTGTTTTTGAATGTGTAAAAAAACCTCTTCACCTCTCTGTAAATACTCATAAACAACCATTTTCAATCGTTCAAATGCTTTACGAGAGTCAATACCTTTTCCTTCTCCTTGCAGAGAAGTAACAGGAGCTATACATCCATTCAGCTCCTTCAGTGCATCATTCGCTGGATGAAACAAAATTAACGATCGATTCGGAACCAAATCGATCCATACATGCCACCCAAAACGTTGACTGAAACGTTTTTTAAGTGGATATTTACCTTCTGGAATACATGATTTACGTTTCAAATTATCATTCCATGGTAATTCAATTGTCATGCAAATCAGTTGTTGCTGTAACCAAAGTTGTCCATTGGTTCCGTCAGATAAATACTTTCTTTTTAAAACTAAATCCATTTTCTATTTTTTTTAGTTGTTATCTGGTTATTCATTTTGATTATTTAATTGATAAAACCGTCAATTCGAGTGGAATTCTGATAGAATTTCGTATCGAGAATAAGGTTTTAATAAATAAAAATATATTTTGAGTAAAATTTCTCTCAAGCTTGTTCTGAGTTTATCGAAGTATAATTTCAAAAAATAACTCGAACTCACAAATTTTAATTCAAAAGGAACAACAGATATCATTAGATATTTTAATAATCGCCTATCCACTTCTGCATAAACTTTTCATAAAATTCTAATCTATTTCCATATTAAACAAATCACTGTAAACCATATGTCTTTTATAATCAATGAAAAACATTTTTATACATTTTTGTCATACAACAACAATTATTTTTAGAAAAATAGATCATTTTCTAAAAAAACTAAACAAATAAAACCATCAGGAACAACAAGCTATTAAGTTCTATTTAATTTAATTCGACAACTAAAAAAAAAATGAAATATGAAAAAAAACAAACGAATTATCATTTATGCAAAAGACATACAAAATGCTACAGGAAGAAGTTATAGACAAAGTCTTCGTTTATTACAAAAAGCCAAAAACACTGTTGGTAAATCAAAAGAAGACATGTTAAGTATAAGGGAATTCTGTGAGGTATACAACATTAATCCCCTCGATTTTCAAGAATCAATTTAAAAACAAAAAAATTATGAACGATAAAACTATATTCTCGGTTCAATGGTTCAATTCTATTATCAAAAAAATAGATGAATTAGAACAAGATTGGAAAAATAATATTATCCAATTCAGCGATTCCATTTTAATGGAAGAACATCAAGTAACAACCTTATTACAAATTTCAAAATCCACCTTACGAAGGTATTGCTTAAAAAAGTATTTTAACGTGTATCAAGTAGGCAAGCGAAACCTTTACTTACAACACGATATTATCAGAGGTATTCTAACACATTTAGTCAAATAAATAACAAAAGAGAAATAAATAGTTTATTTCTCTTTTTTAATTCAAATTCTCTTTTAACAACATTTGAGATTAAGAGGAGGAGCCACTGTGTGGCTCAGGTATTCCTTTTTTTTAATGTCACTTTTTACTTGACTAAAAAGTAACCAAAAAGACAAGGCTGTAAACCTCTCTACTAAAAATGTTCGCATTTCACCTCCTCTCTCAATACTAATATCTCATCTCTAACATCTACTTTGTACATTTTACATACTACATAATACAATTCTAATATCTCAATACTAATATCTACATATCGATACACGAACACCGAACAAACCATACAGAACGGATATACAATGGATACAGAATGGATACAGAGCGGATACACAACCGATACAGAAAAGTGTCATTTTCGATATACACCGATACAGGAATTTAACACTTTTTAACACTTAATTTCTCTAACCACAATAAAAACATAGGTTTTTGTTACGTTTATGTTCTAGGCTTAACGTTTTACGGATTTTGTCATTCTTAGCTTGTCTCAGAATCACATTCAATATGTCATTTCGAGGTATCGAGAAATCTTTTGTCACTTTTTTTATTCATAGCTTATGTATTCTAATTATCGGTATTCATATGTCTTCAGGTAGCTCATCCAAAAAAACATTTGAAATTAAGAATTTGAAATTAAAAGGAGGAGCCATGATATGGCTCAGGTATTTTAAATAAATTATTTCCATAAAGTTGGCAACTCGCTCCACTCAGACACTCCAACTTTTTTATTCCAATAATTTAGAGTTGAATTGCATTTCGATTCTAAATCGTCGGATTTTTAACTCTTTTTTTAATATTCAAATTCATTTTTAACAACGAATTCCAAAACCGTCATTGCTGAAAAGTCGAGCGTCAATTCGGCGTAAAGAGCGTTAAAAATGATTTACTGTTCGCATTTTACATGCGAATGATTTAAAGCATTTAGCGAATAGTCGTTATTGACCGACTTGTAAGCACAGACTTGACGTTTTTGGTTCGTTTTTGCGTCAAGGTAAAAATGAACATATGTACCTAAGCTCCACTAACTCCTTTCAAGAAGGAAATTATCTCCTTGATTTTGTATATTTATCGTCTAAGTCTTCGATACAACGTTTTGCAAACGTCACTCTGACTGACGAATCTAGTACCCTGAGCGAAACCGAAGGGTAATTCAGCTTGACAATTGGATTTTTAATACGTAATACTTTTTACAAACTACATTCTACAACCCCTCAATACTAATATCTAACATCTAATCCTCTATCTCATCTTTAGTCTTAAACTAAAAAAAACATACTACTTTTTACATTTTACATAATACAACTCTAAAACATCTAACATCTACTATTTACTTTCTACGCTCGCCAATCCCCTTCATCACCTACCAATTTCGTTCACGGCTCGTCAGGTTTCAATCACTTAAAGCTATTCAGTCTACATTCGAATTGTTGCTGAACCAAATCAAATAAAGTTTAATTTAAAATCTATTAAAAATGGGAAAAATTACAGATTCTCTTTTGTCGGGTACGCGAGGACGTACAGGACGAATTGTTGTTTCGAATATCGAAGGAAATGAAATTTCTCGTATACGACCACGAAAATCAAACCGTATACCAACACCAAAACAACAAGTCATAAAAGACAGATTCAATTTTGCTGTGCAGTTTATACAAGGGTATAAAGCATTGGCTAAAACCTATTACGGAAAAAGAGCTGGTTTAAAATCGCCTTATAATCAAGCCATGGCAAATTTATTACAATCTATGCCTTGTAATATGGATACCTTAACCTTTTCTATTGATTATGATGCTATTCAATTCACAAAAGGTAATTTACTCGAACCACAACCTGTAAATGTTATTGCAGACGATCCACTATCGGTAACGATTACATGGACCAATAATGCAACAGAACTTGTGGATCAAAATGACACCTTGGTTATATTGTATGTAGAAGATGGGAATACAAAAGCACAATCAACGGTTGTACAAACAACTGTAAAACGCTCCGAAGAATCCTATGTACTACAATTTTTACCAAAATATCAAGGAACAGATATACATGTATGGATGAGTTTTTTATCCGTCATAAAACAAGACGCTGCACCGTCTGTTTATTTAGGTCAAATCACTGTACCTTAATCACTTCCCCTCTGCTTTTTGGAGGGGATTTTTGTTTTTATTATAATTTATTGTATATTAGACAAATACATCTTTACTACAAGCATTTTCAATTTTAATTTTTAAGCCTATGAAAATTGAAGTATATGAAGAATATATCAAGTACCTGAACTTTTTTATTCATCGATATGGGGATGTAATCAAGAAAATTGAACCACAAGTCGAGGCAAAACAAGATATCCTAAACAAACAGTATATGCAAATGATAGAATATGCATTTGGCTTTATTCAAAAAATCAATTTGTTTGCGATACAAGATTATCAATCACAACTGTTGTTTATTCCGCAATTAATCTTTTACTTCAATGATGTCTGCGAATGTCCTCGTCCCCCAACCCTATCCATAGATTTTAATGTTGACATAGAAGCAATTTGCGAACTATTAAAAATCAATACACAAATCACTTATAATCAAAATCAATATTTTCCTTTTCTTATTGATATTTCAGGTTTATCAGACGGTTACCATCATCTTGCAGGTTTTATCCACCGACACAAACAAAATGAATTTACTTATTACTGTGTTTCGATCCAAGTCAAAAGTCAAGAATTAAAGGGAAACTGGAAAAAGTTTTATCATATTCCCATTCAAAAACTCAAGTTAATTTACAAAGAATGCCTGCAAAAGAACCAAACACTTTATGCCTTTGCAACAGATACGGAATTTACTTACTATGAAATTCAAAAAGGATTCAACTACTATTTCAACTGCTCCTTTACGGAATACGAACAGAAATTAAAAATGTTGAAAGCCTTAGAATTGATCATGTTTACCAATGCTCCATTCAAAGACATTACCATTCAAAGTGGTTTCTCCACTTACAATACCTTAAAACGTACATTTGCGAAACACCAAATTCCTTTAAAAGAAATTCCTCGATTAATTATCTAAAAAAATAAAACGCTTTATCAATAAAACCATCATTTCGAGTGAAACTCTCAAAGAGTTTTGTATCGAGAAAAAAGGTTTTGAAGTAATTCAAAATAAGAATAAACATTAAAAAAATTTAACTTAAGAATTCGTATTATTATATCGTTCAGCAAAATAGGATTAGTAAGATTATAAATAACCTTATTATATAAAATATTGTAACATCTTCTAAATCAATCTTTTTAGAATAGAAAAGTAAATATTATTCTTTAATCAATGCTAAATTATCACTCTTTAATTTTATTTTCAACCAGTTATGCAATAGATTTTCATCAATTTCTTGTTCTGAATGATAAATCACTATTGGTTTTGCTTTTAAACTATCACTATAATGTTGAATAACCCCAAAATAAACATAACGTATTGAAGGAAACAAGGATTTTATTTCACGTTCAGTAGTAGCATCTCCAATTTTTTTTTGCTCTATTTGTGTTTTTAATTGTTGTATTTGTAAATCTTTTTCTGTTACGTTTAGCTGATTTTTATTTATTTCACTTAATATTTCTTGTTTTAAATCACTATTATTTTGTCGAACAACTAAAGTTGTATTTTCTAAACCAAAATCCGCTAGCTTATTATTAAATTCTTTTATTTGTAAACTATCATATTTCTCTGTTAAAAATGCAAGTTCAATACGCTTTGGATTTGATCTAAAGTTTACATTTTTATAAATAATAGTTTTTCCTTTCAACTGAAACTCTTTTTGGATAAATGTATTTACGTTTTGTGTATATCTTTTTTCTTGTAATAGATTATAGGCTAGATAGAAGCTAGGTAAAATTAATAAAGACATCAAAACAGTTATAGTTAGTCGTACTTTTTTGTCTAGTGCAGGATTTTGGGTTTGTATTGGTTTGTATTTCAAATACTTCAATACCAAAAATGTAGATAAGGCAATAAAAAAACAATTTATACTATATAAATATAATGCACCCGCTAAAAACTTAAAGTTGAGAGTTGCTAAACCAAAACCTGCTGTACACAATGGTGGCATTAATGCAGTAGCTATTGCTACCCCTGGTATTGGGTTACCTTTCTCAATTCTTGTTATTGA of Empedobacter falsenii contains these proteins:
- a CDS encoding copper-transporting P-type ATPase — its product is MKYTCPMHPEIASNEAGKCPKCGMFLIEIPENSETPTAEVQSAQDSESSSHKTMESDAAEYYCPMYCEGDKTYNKQGDCPVCGMHLVKKEKENSETKPNDNHASCSHKTEEIKETSKHDHASCSHGQVKAPFAALPKKTTTGDVYYCPMHCEGDKTYDKPGNCPVCGMHLIKEEKLSLANEYTCPMHPEIIKDQPGFCPICGMDLIPVVQTDSADDVYHHTRKMFWISMVLTVPIFVLAMGEMLPGNPIGKIVSPQVSAYIQFALCLPIVFYTCWSFFQRAWVSFKTWNLNMFSLIGLGAGAGFLYSVVGLFFPSLFPAEFKTHHGQVALYFESVAVILTLVMLGQMLEAKAHSKTNSALKELIKLSPNEAFRIVNGKEEKVSIDQIQLNDILRVKPGDKVPVDGIVTEGFADIDESMISGEPIPVSKTIDDEVVAGTINGSKMFLMKATKVGGETLLAQIIDMVNQASRSQAPIQKVVDKISKIFVPTVMVIALITFLAWWIFGSENRVAFAIANALAALIVACPCALGLATPMSVMVAVGKGAKNGVLVKNAEALERLNNVTTLTIDKTGTITEGKPAVVNIIPFEGLNKNDVLLLAASMNQNSGHPLAQSFVHAAEKENLNLHSIRNFEDIAGKGVKGEVDGKEVYLGNEGLMTFAGMQVPKVDSTNTLSFLGVNGKVLAAFEISDEIKASSKEAIQKIKEQKVDVMMLTGDNEQTAQKVANEVGIAHFKAKVLPQDKLNTIKDLQSKQQVVAMAGDGINDAPALAQADVSIAMGTGTDVAIESADITLLKGDLIGVYKSIVLSHKMMRNIKENLVFAFIYNALGIPVAAGLLYPFFGILLSPMVAAAAMSLSSVSVILNAARLNRARI
- a CDS encoding TonB-dependent receptor translates to MRKKYYSLKTVGKAFLLVLMVNQVDAKVTNLNEIYWENTINYDQETGEIHGYVVTEDGSPIADAYVSLSNGMKTKTSSDGTFVFTDIEKGTYELTINHFNYNEIIQDVTITDQTNATLSIVLKTDNQLKEVVVTASRMPESIDEVPSTLTYISAKDMQIQSQINDNLPNILMQKVPSISPSEESQNNFIGKIRGRNFLVLIDGIPQSTPLRNGGRDLRSIDASAIDHIEVIQGASSMYGNGAAGGIVNYITKKANNKKKINSSTYFNNTLSLVNPKETFGYNISQVFSGKLDKFTYLLQGKIANTGVVRSADGEINSPFYGIGETKSYNALLKIGYQISDNHHIELMGNYYRSMQDSKYEGTKGIFGESPSIAVLTDNPANGGTPYSKNVSLRYDGEFGKTSANAVLYYEDMNSVFETYNQIYSDHKGARLNFTTPFELGKAGKVTLIYGVDFLKDHAVQLGLDKSHVTPDMDLNSFAYYIQSKFNLAERWIVKAGIRHEFLGFKVGDLTKANKFTPGDKNNSNALVFNIAARYNKLSYLQPFVSFSQGYSIGDIGLVLRNNVALDAIDPKPVSVNNYEAGISGNFWKLDYQLTGYYSTSDRGTTFAEIGAPGNYQLSQVPQRIYGLEAVVNVKPIKWLKVGGIMGYMDGRQDLKNEGEFKDKLDNSILTPLKLSFNLDTKITDQWNVFFQLTNLSGRDVFDKSQYNYGKYPISGYTICDLYTSYKLKNITFNLSFNNLFNADYYPIHAEVRGATNDGRYYIKGSGTTASLGLKLDL
- a CDS encoding DUF389 domain-containing protein, encoding MNRIYELLNLHIGEEDKNKVKEDVQSNISFKGANLWILACAILIASIGLNVNSTAVIIGAMLISPLMGPIVGSGFALATYDFTLLKRSTKNLFIATLAGLVVSCLYFYLSPFKEVESEILARTSPTIYDVLIAFFGGVVGAISITRIEKGNPIPGVAIATALMPPLCTAGFGLATLNFKFLAGALYLYSINCFFIALSTFLVLKYLKYKPIQTQNPALDKKVRLTITVLMSLLILPSFYLAYNLLQEKRYTQNVNTFIQKEFQLKGKTIIYKNVNFRSNPKRIELAFLTEKYDSLQIKEFNNKLADFGLENTTLVVRQNNSDLKQEILSEINKNQLNVTEKDLQIQQLKTQIEQKKIGDATTEREIKSLFPSIRYVYFGVIQHYSDSLKAKPIVIYHSEQEIDENLLHNWLKIKLKSDNLALIKE
- a CDS encoding DUF5675 family protein yields the protein MDLVLKRKYLSDGTNGQLWLQQQLICMTIELPWNDNLKRKSCIPEGKYPLKKRFSQRFGWHVWIDLVPNRSLILFHPANDALKELNGCIAPVTSLQGEGKGIDSRKAFERLKMVVYEYLQRGEEVFLHIQKQTL
- a CDS encoding DUF6266 family protein; translated protein: MGKITDSLLSGTRGRTGRIVVSNIEGNEISRIRPRKSNRIPTPKQQVIKDRFNFAVQFIQGYKALAKTYYGKRAGLKSPYNQAMANLLQSMPCNMDTLTFSIDYDAIQFTKGNLLEPQPVNVIADDPLSVTITWTNNATELVDQNDTLVILYVEDGNTKAQSTVVQTTVKRSEESYVLQFLPKYQGTDIHVWMSFLSVIKQDAAPSVYLGQITVP
- a CDS encoding helix-turn-helix transcriptional regulator, with the protein product MKIEVYEEYIKYLNFFIHRYGDVIKKIEPQVEAKQDILNKQYMQMIEYAFGFIQKINLFAIQDYQSQLLFIPQLIFYFNDVCECPRPPTLSIDFNVDIEAICELLKINTQITYNQNQYFPFLIDISGLSDGYHHLAGFIHRHKQNEFTYYCVSIQVKSQELKGNWKKFYHIPIQKLKLIYKECLQKNQTLYAFATDTEFTYYEIQKGFNYYFNCSFTEYEQKLKMLKALELIMFTNAPFKDITIQSGFSTYNTLKRTFAKHQIPLKEIPRLII